One window of the Candidatus Zixiibacteriota bacterium genome contains the following:
- a CDS encoding Nucleotidyl transferase, whose product MKAIIMAGGFGTRLRPLTINIPKPMVPIGNIPMMEHVVNLLKKNGFDDIISLLFFQAEDIKNYFRDGRKFGVKMEYLQPTEDYGTAGAVRFADNFIDETVLVISGDVLTDFDLSEAVEWHKKKKSEATILLTRVENPLQYGIVITDDDGHIVRFLEKPSWGEMFSDTINTGIYILEPHTVRLIPPKTNFDFSQNLYPLMLQKKMGLFGMIAEGYWKDVGNIDEYARAHDDLLSGNVNLDLNMERMAFGEGIAYVGRGVTLGQNITVTGTAIIGHNAIVGDDTSLDNSVVGPRARIGDKSELNHSIIWSDSWIGAESKLERSIVCSRARIGDNILFLDNVIISDDCTVGSGATIKANCKVWPGKTVDEGAILSTSLVWGDKWNRELFTQSKVTGLALTELTPEMTVKLGSAFGAFLGPGKTVVTSRDASDISRLLKRGLISGLLAAGIDVDDLEMLPIPVVRYALHNGTYAAGIYVRHNPNDYHLIDIIFFNGDSLDMPTAKLKKVERLFFGEDYRLATLDEIGHLDAPAGVLENYRTDFISSIHPDIIQKSGFKVVIDYANGGASQVFPTIFSQLGLNVIALNAYLDPRQFSSHPDEMAESIVQLSSIVRSLHADVGFHINPAAEKLTVVDENGNPIDNQLLLLLVTDLYLRLYPCRRIAVPVSASMGVEKIAARYGVEVLRVRNTHLSMMEAFQTGGVDYVGGTLGGFIFPGFQMGSDAILAIAFIIEMMAKERVRLGEMRTDFEKYIRREIKVPCPWAKKGQVMRKIITDTDNKNRQLIDGIRIFEPEGWVLVSPDTLTASFLIQAESESKDSLNDLIDRYKTLVEQAQN is encoded by the coding sequence ATGAAGGCAATCATAATGGCCGGCGGCTTCGGCACGAGGCTGCGGCCGCTTACGATCAATATTCCGAAGCCGATGGTTCCGATCGGCAATATCCCGATGATGGAACATGTTGTCAATCTCCTCAAGAAGAACGGATTCGATGATATCATCTCGCTTCTCTTTTTCCAGGCCGAGGATATAAAAAATTATTTCCGGGACGGCCGTAAATTCGGCGTGAAAATGGAATATCTCCAGCCGACCGAGGATTACGGGACAGCCGGTGCGGTCCGTTTCGCCGATAATTTTATCGATGAGACGGTGCTGGTGATTTCCGGCGATGTCCTCACCGATTTCGATTTGAGCGAAGCGGTGGAATGGCACAAGAAGAAGAAATCGGAAGCCACGATCCTACTAACCCGGGTGGAAAATCCCCTGCAGTATGGTATCGTGATAACCGACGACGACGGGCATATTGTGCGTTTTCTGGAAAAACCGTCGTGGGGCGAGATGTTTTCCGATACCATCAATACCGGCATTTATATTTTAGAGCCGCATACGGTCCGCCTGATCCCGCCCAAGACTAATTTCGATTTTTCGCAGAATCTTTATCCCTTAATGCTTCAGAAGAAAATGGGGCTTTTTGGCATGATTGCGGAAGGGTACTGGAAAGATGTCGGGAATATCGATGAATATGCCCGCGCCCATGACGACCTTCTTTCCGGTAATGTCAATCTGGATCTCAACATGGAAAGAATGGCTTTCGGCGAAGGGATTGCCTATGTCGGCCGGGGTGTGACCCTGGGGCAGAATATCACGGTGACCGGTACCGCCATCATCGGGCATAATGCCATTGTCGGCGATGATACCAGTCTGGACAATTCCGTAGTCGGCCCGCGGGCCAGAATCGGAGATAAATCGGAATTGAACCATTCTATTATTTGGTCCGATTCCTGGATCGGGGCGGAATCGAAACTGGAGCGCTCCATTGTGTGTTCCCGCGCCAGAATCGGCGATAATATACTGTTCCTTGATAATGTAATTATATCCGATGACTGCACGGTTGGATCGGGGGCGACCATCAAGGCCAACTGCAAAGTCTGGCCCGGTAAGACGGTCGATGAAGGGGCCATCCTGTCGACCTCGCTCGTTTGGGGTGATAAGTGGAACCGGGAACTGTTCACCCAGTCAAAAGTGACAGGGCTGGCCCTGACGGAACTGACGCCGGAGATGACGGTAAAACTCGGCTCGGCTTTCGGGGCGTTCCTGGGTCCCGGCAAGACGGTTGTAACCAGCCGCGACGCCTCCGATATTTCCCGTCTTTTAAAAAGGGGTCTTATAAGCGGGCTTCTGGCGGCCGGGATCGATGTCGATGACCTGGAGATGCTTCCGATTCCGGTGGTCCGTTATGCTTTACATAATGGTACTTACGCGGCGGGTATTTATGTCCGTCACAATCCGAATGATTATCATCTGATCGACATAATATTTTTCAACGGCGACAGTCTCGATATGCCGACGGCGAAACTGAAAAAGGTGGAGAGGCTCTTTTTCGGCGAAGATTATCGTCTGGCGACTCTGGATGAAATCGGTCACCTTGACGCGCCGGCCGGCGTGCTGGAAAATTACCGGACCGATTTTATATCTTCGATTCACCCCGACATCATCCAGAAATCAGGATTCAAGGTGGTGATCGATTACGCCAACGGCGGGGCCTCGCAGGTCTTTCCGACCATATTTTCACAGCTGGGACTTAATGTTATCGCGCTGAATGCGTATCTGGACCCGCGGCAGTTCTCCAGTCATCCCGATGAGATGGCGGAATCGATCGTGCAATTATCGTCGATTGTCCGTTCGCTTCATGCCGATGTCGGCTTCCATATCAACCCGGCGGCGGAAAAATTGACCGTGGTCGACGAGAACGGCAATCCGATCGACAACCAGTTGCTGTTGCTTCTCGTGACCGACCTGTACCTTCGCCTTTATCCCTGCCGAAGAATCGCGGTGCCGGTATCGGCGTCGATGGGAGTGGAGAAGATCGCGGCCCGGTACGGGGTGGAAGTGTTAAGGGTGCGGAACACGCATCTTTCGATGATGGAGGCGTTCCAGACCGGCGGGGTCGATTATGTCGGAGGGACACTGGGCGGCTTTATATTCCCCGGTTTCCAGATGGGCAGCGACGCTATCCTGGCTATCGCTTTCATAATTGAAATGATGGCCAAAGAGCGGGTCCGGTTGGGCGAGATGCGAACCGATTTCGAAAAGTATATCCGCCGCGAAATAAAAGTGCCGTGCCCCTGGGCCAAAAAGGGACAGGTGATGCGCAAAATTATCACCGATACCGACAACAAGAATCGCCAGTTAATCGACGGTATCAGGATTTTCGAACCGGAGGGATGGGTGCTGGTATCGCCCGATACCCTGACGGCCTCGTTTCTGATTCAGGCGGAATCGGAATCAAAAGATTCGCTGAACGATTTGATCGATCGCTATAAGACGCTGGTGGAGCAGGCGCAAAATTGA
- a CDS encoding putative 2,3-diketo-5-methylthio-1-phosphopentanephosphat ase (Evidence 3 : Putative function from multiple computational evidences) — translation MEEKKLIIFSDFDGTFTVKDVGNRIFTLFSDGRNEQLVADWKQGLISSRECLLREAELVKVSPEEFYSLLDSFELRAGAADLYQMSRENKIPFYIVSDGTDLYIEYLLKQFNMAEIPRYCNHGILEKGRLKLEFPHKNNGCTRCGSCKGERIREIAGSRRHEFEVVFVGDGLSDICAVPEADIIFARGDLLEYCRRCNIPAIEYQNFYDILNWLKNSGRIAG, via the coding sequence ATGGAAGAAAAAAAACTTATCATATTTTCCGATTTTGACGGCACCTTCACGGTCAAAGATGTCGGCAACCGCATTTTTACACTCTTTTCGGACGGCCGCAATGAGCAGTTGGTCGCGGATTGGAAACAGGGATTGATATCATCGCGGGAATGCCTTCTCCGCGAAGCCGAACTGGTCAAAGTGTCGCCGGAGGAGTTCTATTCCTTGCTTGACAGTTTCGAGTTGCGGGCCGGGGCGGCGGACCTGTATCAAATGAGCCGGGAAAACAAGATTCCTTTCTATATTGTCTCCGATGGGACAGACTTATATATCGAGTATCTTCTAAAGCAATTTAATATGGCGGAAATCCCGCGCTACTGCAACCATGGCATTTTGGAAAAGGGCAGACTGAAACTGGAATTTCCCCACAAAAATAACGGCTGCACCCGTTGCGGTTCCTGCAAAGGGGAAAGGATCCGGGAGATTGCGGGAAGTCGGCGCCATGAATTTGAGGTGGTTTTCGTGGGCGACGGGCTCTCGGACATCTGTGCCGTCCCGGAGGCCGACATCATTTTCGCCCGCGGGGATCTTCTGGAATACTGCCGCCGGTGTAATATTCCGGCTATTGAATATCAGAATTTTTACGATATATTGAATTGGTTGAAAAACTCCGGTCGCATTGCCGGGTAA
- a CDS encoding membrane hypothetical protein (Evidence 5 : Unknown function) has translation MESQGYFGLVKLQKGLVWLIAVAFVVSVAVYLINSRIGMKFYQVSLILLILSAPIRFIWMSSHFRQNGDTKYQWLAWVVILIIGVSALMKLWH, from the coding sequence ATGGAGAGTCAGGGATATTTCGGCCTGGTCAAATTGCAGAAAGGGTTGGTTTGGTTAATCGCGGTCGCCTTTGTGGTTTCGGTTGCGGTTTACCTGATAAATTCAAGAATCGGCATGAAATTTTATCAGGTCTCCCTTATCCTGTTGATTCTTTCGGCGCCGATCCGTTTTATATGGATGAGCAGTCATTTCAGGCAAAATGGTGATACCAAGTATCAATGGCTGGCCTGGGTGGTAATACTGATTATCGGCGTGTCGGCTTTGATGAAATTGTGGCACTAA
- a CDS encoding conserved membrane hypothetical protein (Evidence 4 : Unknown function but conserved in other organisms) has protein sequence MNLFLMILGAAAAGMIGGFLGXGGGVILVPLLTLGFKLPMHQAVALSLATIMANSIVSSTRYLEKGLIDYRLVVLLSIFASLGAVLGSSMSSYVPEHFLQMSFSILMAYMVFSILRKKDGGRPPREMGHRPHFIPVMLIAFVVGIISSLLGVGGGVLIVPATYLIFNYSLDVSRGTSAFTIGIIATAGSVVYLAKGTLDVEYAGQVMLGTMAGGWAGSWLGLKVHTKVVKWVFAVLMIYLAFRMFLKGVA, from the coding sequence TTGAATCTCTTCCTGATGATATTGGGGGCGGCGGCGGCCGGCATGATCGGCGGATTTCTGGGANTGGGCGGCGGGGTTATCCTGGTGCCGCTTCTCACGCTGGGCTTCAAATTGCCGATGCATCAGGCGGTGGCGCTGTCACTGGCCACGATTATGGCCAATTCTATAGTCTCTTCGACCCGGTATCTGGAAAAAGGTTTGATTGATTACCGTTTGGTAGTGCTTCTCTCGATTTTTGCCTCTTTGGGGGCCGTTCTGGGGAGTTCGATGAGTTCGTATGTGCCGGAACACTTCCTGCAAATGTCCTTTTCAATACTGATGGCTTACATGGTGTTTTCGATCCTGAGAAAGAAAGACGGCGGCCGGCCCCCGAGAGAGATGGGCCATCGTCCGCATTTCATTCCGGTCATGTTAATTGCTTTTGTGGTGGGGATAATTTCCAGTCTTCTCGGAGTGGGAGGCGGGGTTCTGATTGTCCCGGCGACCTATCTTATTTTCAATTATTCGCTGGATGTCTCGAGAGGCACATCGGCTTTTACCATCGGCATTATTGCCACGGCCGGATCGGTTGTTTATCTGGCCAAAGGAACGCTTGATGTCGAATATGCCGGACAGGTAATGCTCGGGACCATGGCCGGGGGATGGGCTGGAAGCTGGCTGGGGCTGAAGGTGCATACCAAGGTTGTCAAATGGGTTTTTGCAGTGCTAATGATTTACCTCGCTTTCCGGATGTTTTTGAAGGGAGTGGCATAA
- a CDS encoding conserved hypothetical protein (Evidence 4 : Unknown function but conserved in other organisms), which translates to MIIWSAILFLILIIIMSGFSLYLLSDKEIYLPYRLTSTMELIKFLYPESYNPSKMMELARDALFGQLDRYSGYLEPKELGRVTEEFSGSYGGIGITIVSQDQGLMVMSVREDGPAARAGMKSGDIIYKVDSTNVKGVNAYRATFLLRGSEGSPVELGVLRKFNNIADTLQFELTRQRLPLIHVPYAGITPGGSLYIRLLDFEAGSAMEVFAALDSLYLRNPDSIRGIIFDLRGNPGGLLTEAVSIAGLFMKKGKIVVGMKGRSRWNNTVFRAQGDDIADGLPIALLVDKGSASSSEILAGSLRYAGRAFLVGDTTFGKGLVQEFDDLGDGSGLRITTARYYFEGNIFLNDPKAAVKDSAPGIPPDYYYQATEYEPFPLELESSLLMREYAIENQDRIAADSGVISTNPGWLDDFRNYMYQHGFDYESQLSREIGAAVIEAHLDSAKEETIAAANRLYNVSRREDSSQFTGYKEYIRQRLFQVALETKFGVAESYRRAIVPYRWDIALAEQIFKESKKN; encoded by the coding sequence ATGATAATCTGGTCGGCGATCCTGTTTCTGATTCTAATCATAATCATGAGCGGTTTTTCCCTGTATTTACTTTCCGATAAGGAAATATATCTTCCCTACCGGCTGACATCGACCATGGAACTTATCAAGTTTCTTTATCCCGAATCATACAATCCTTCAAAGATGATGGAACTGGCGCGCGACGCTCTATTCGGTCAATTGGATCGCTATTCCGGTTATCTGGAGCCGAAGGAACTGGGGCGGGTCACGGAAGAATTCAGCGGTTCGTACGGGGGTATTGGGATAACAATAGTCAGTCAGGATCAGGGGTTGATGGTGATGTCGGTGCGGGAAGACGGGCCGGCGGCCAGGGCGGGGATGAAATCGGGAGATATCATATATAAGGTTGACAGCACCAATGTGAAGGGGGTTAACGCCTATCGGGCCACTTTTCTTCTGCGCGGGTCGGAAGGTAGCCCGGTTGAACTGGGCGTTTTACGGAAATTCAATAATATCGCGGATACGCTGCAATTTGAGTTGACACGTCAAAGATTACCGCTGATTCATGTTCCCTACGCCGGTATCACCCCCGGCGGGAGTCTCTATATTCGTCTCCTTGATTTTGAGGCCGGCTCGGCCATGGAAGTCTTTGCGGCTCTCGATTCACTTTATCTTCGGAATCCCGATTCGATCCGGGGCATAATATTCGATCTTCGCGGCAATCCGGGTGGGCTCTTGACGGAGGCGGTCTCAATTGCCGGTTTGTTTATGAAAAAGGGAAAGATTGTGGTCGGCATGAAGGGACGCTCGCGCTGGAATAATACTGTCTTTCGCGCCCAGGGGGATGATATCGCCGATGGATTGCCAATTGCTCTTCTGGTGGACAAGGGATCGGCGTCATCATCGGAGATATTGGCGGGCTCCTTACGATATGCCGGACGGGCTTTTCTGGTCGGGGACACGACTTTCGGCAAGGGGCTGGTGCAGGAATTCGATGATTTGGGCGACGGCTCCGGGCTGCGGATCACGACCGCCCGTTATTATTTCGAGGGAAATATATTTCTTAACGATCCCAAGGCGGCGGTGAAAGACAGTGCCCCGGGGATCCCGCCAGATTACTATTATCAGGCGACCGAATATGAGCCGTTTCCTCTGGAACTGGAGAGTTCGCTGTTGATGCGGGAATATGCCATTGAGAATCAGGACCGGATCGCGGCCGACTCCGGGGTTATCTCGACAAATCCGGGCTGGCTGGATGATTTCAGGAACTATATGTATCAGCATGGTTTCGATTATGAGTCACAATTGAGCCGGGAAATAGGAGCCGCCGTAATCGAGGCCCATCTGGACAGCGCCAAAGAGGAAACCATCGCGGCCGCCAACCGGCTCTATAATGTATCCCGCCGTGAGGACTCGTCGCAGTTTACCGGATATAAGGAATATATCCGGCAACGGTTATTTCAGGTCGCGCTGGAGACCAAATTCGGCGTGGCAGAATCGTACCGCCGGGCCATTGTACCATATAGATGGGATATCGCGCTGGCCGAACAGATTTTTAAGGAGAGCAAAAAGAATTGA
- the tmk gene encoding Thymidylate kinase encodes MKANKKCSPFFMRKRGWFITFEGIDGSGKTTQLKLTAAMLRKHHFQVLVLREPGSTPVAEKTRKILLDKKNQIPPEAELFLYLAARADLVRKVIAPAIDKGMIILCDRFFDSTTAYQGYGRGLDIDLIRKLNKLAVGRYEPDITFLVDVDYKTSLKRRKKQTDRLESESRLFFNRVRNGFLQIARREKRRTVVLDGRRGAGEVFAEVKSCLKTKLHIK; translated from the coding sequence TTGAAGGCGAACAAAAAATGTTCGCCTTTTTTTATGAGAAAACGCGGCTGGTTCATAACTTTCGAGGGAATTGACGGTTCCGGAAAAACGACGCAGTTGAAATTGACAGCGGCGATGTTACGGAAACATCATTTCCAGGTGTTGGTGCTTCGCGAGCCCGGCTCGACCCCGGTTGCCGAAAAGACCCGCAAAATACTTCTGGATAAGAAAAATCAAATACCTCCGGAAGCGGAACTATTCTTGTATCTGGCGGCGCGGGCCGACCTGGTCAGAAAGGTGATTGCTCCCGCGATCGATAAAGGAATGATAATTCTCTGCGATAGATTTTTCGATTCGACCACGGCCTATCAAGGTTACGGGCGGGGGCTCGATATCGATTTGATCCGAAAATTGAATAAATTGGCGGTCGGCCGGTATGAGCCGGATATTACGTTTCTGGTCGATGTAGATTATAAAACTTCTCTGAAAAGAAGGAAAAAGCAAACCGATCGGCTGGAATCGGAATCAAGGCTGTTCTTCAACCGGGTCAGGAACGGTTTTCTGCAGATTGCACGGCGGGAAAAAAGAAGAACTGTTGTGCTTGACGGCCGCCGGGGGGCAGGGGAGGTGTTTGCCGAGGTGAAAAGTTGTCTGAAGACGAAATTGCATATCAAGTAG
- the ino gene encoding Inositol-3-phosphate synthase, translating to MAKVRVAIIGVGNCASSFVQGVEFYKKARENESIPGIMHVNLGGYHISDIEFSAAIDIDKNKVGKDLAEAVFTKPNNTYKFSNVSKTGIIVQRGMTHDGLGKYLSEIIEKAPGDTVDIVKLLKETKTDVVVNYLPVGSEEATKWYVEQILDAGCGFVNCIPVFIGREPYWQNRFAERGLPVIGDDIKSQVGATIVHRVMTRLFRDRGVRLDRTSQLNVGGNTDFLNMLERSRLESKKISKTNAVTSQLDYDIGKDNCHIGPSDYVAWLLDRKWAYIRMEGTTFGNVPLNVEMKLEVWDSPNSAGVVIDAVRCCKLGLDNGLSGTMKAPASYFMKSPPVQYTDEEARHMTEEYILKYGWKGDGKKDRRPTAAKAGGSRGSSTRKVARKTLLKK from the coding sequence ATGGCAAAAGTCAGAGTAGCAATTATTGGGGTCGGCAACTGCGCCTCATCATTCGTCCAGGGAGTGGAATTCTATAAAAAAGCCCGGGAGAATGAATCGATCCCCGGAATCATGCATGTGAATCTCGGCGGCTATCATATCAGTGATATCGAATTTTCGGCCGCTATCGATATCGATAAAAACAAAGTCGGCAAGGATCTGGCCGAAGCGGTTTTTACCAAGCCGAATAATACCTATAAATTCAGCAACGTTTCCAAAACCGGGATCATTGTTCAGCGGGGAATGACCCACGATGGGCTGGGGAAATATCTTTCGGAAATCATCGAGAAGGCCCCGGGCGATACGGTCGATATCGTGAAACTATTGAAGGAGACCAAGACGGATGTCGTCGTTAATTACCTTCCGGTCGGCTCCGAAGAGGCGACCAAGTGGTATGTGGAACAGATTCTCGATGCCGGGTGCGGATTTGTCAACTGCATTCCGGTTTTTATCGGCCGCGAGCCGTACTGGCAGAACCGTTTTGCGGAAAGAGGATTGCCGGTCATAGGCGATGATATCAAATCGCAGGTCGGCGCGACCATCGTGCACCGGGTAATGACCCGCCTGTTCCGCGACCGCGGGGTTCGTCTCGATCGCACCAGCCAGTTGAATGTCGGGGGCAATACCGACTTTTTGAACATGCTGGAACGTTCCCGTCTGGAATCGAAAAAAATCTCCAAGACCAATGCCGTCACCAGCCAGTTGGATTACGATATCGGCAAAGACAACTGCCATATCGGGCCGTCGGACTATGTCGCCTGGCTGTTGGATCGGAAGTGGGCCTATATACGGATGGAAGGTACCACTTTCGGCAACGTTCCCCTGAATGTCGAGATGAAACTGGAAGTTTGGGATTCGCCCAACTCGGCCGGGGTGGTTATCGACGCCGTCCGGTGCTGCAAACTGGGTCTTGATAACGGTCTTTCCGGGACGATGAAGGCGCCGGCGTCATATTTCATGAAATCACCGCCGGTTCAGTACACCGACGAAGAAGCGCGTCACATGACGGAAGAATATATTCTGAAGTACGGCTGGAAAGGGGACGGGAAAAAGGATAGACGGCCGACCGCCGCGAAAGCCGGAGGTTCAAGAGGCTCATCCACGCGGAAAGTGGCGCGGAAAACTCTCCTGAAAAAGTAG
- a CDS encoding hypothetical protein (Evidence 5 : Unknown function) — protein MNLADFFDKWGAEPEVVLISHFHEETETGDVTIPQFHQAPEIILEPVGEANRNVAGKMFSPPAVKTIDKDFLDEAEQVFFFREVLNQGTLGKSTRCGNQIERYVFKNILPKGPEGGFIYLRFFRRGEFAEGRGDDAVLFEGDDYVFIHIIIIYK, from the coding sequence TTGAATCTGGCGGATTTTTTTGATAAATGGGGCGCTGAGCCGGAGGTCGTTCTCATATCGCATTTTCATGAAGAAACGGAAACCGGTGATGTCACTATTCCACAGTTCCATCAGGCCCCGGAAATAATTCTGGAGCCGGTCGGGGAAGCGAACCGCAATGTCGCGGGAAAAATGTTCTCCCCACCGGCGGTGAAAACTATCGACAAAGATTTCCTGGACGAAGCGGAGCAGGTTTTCTTTTTTCGTGAAGTACTGAATCAGGGAACCCTTGGAAAATCGACTCGCTGCGGCAACCAGATCGAGAGATACGTTTTCAAAAATATTCTCCCCAAAGGCCCCGAGGGCGGTTTCATATATCTGCGTTTTTTTCGCCGGGGCGAGTTTGCGGAAGGTCGGGGTGACGACGCCGTCCTTTTCGAGGGTGACGATTATGTTTTCATCCATATAATTATTATATATAAATAA
- a CDS encoding PfkB domain protein — protein MITAIGNPVYDYIKTQKIETEGRVLSGCSTNAALALAKLGEKVRLVGAVGNDFRDNFRKKLAGYGIEPVITPSRETGGFSLIYYDDFGNRTLDLLGRANPIEEIDPEVYADAKAVLIGPILGEVSLDDIANIRDTFDGLFFCDPQGLLRSADNKGRIQHGKIDGIEETLGLFDVVKPNELEAKVLTGVDCRKNPYKAAEIIKSWGPEIVIVTLAELGSIIYDGADFIDIPPYKIDLVDATGAGDTYMAGFTYEYLKSGDLRRAGCFASCVSSIMIEQVGPDFKLTEKDVRTRQESLLKLTNFRVELAPIAT, from the coding sequence ATGATCACGGCGATCGGCAACCCGGTTTACGATTATATCAAGACCCAAAAAATAGAGACCGAAGGCAGAGTTCTTTCGGGATGCAGTACCAATGCGGCCCTGGCCCTGGCAAAATTGGGGGAGAAGGTCCGTCTGGTCGGGGCGGTGGGCAATGATTTCAGGGATAATTTCCGGAAAAAACTGGCCGGCTACGGTATTGAACCGGTAATAACACCGTCGCGGGAAACCGGCGGTTTTTCGCTGATTTATTACGATGATTTCGGCAACCGCACTCTGGATCTTCTGGGACGCGCCAATCCTATCGAAGAAATCGATCCGGAAGTTTATGCCGACGCCAAGGCGGTGCTTATCGGGCCGATTCTGGGTGAAGTAAGTCTGGATGATATCGCGAACATCCGGGATACATTTGACGGCCTTTTCTTCTGCGATCCTCAGGGACTGCTCAGGAGCGCCGACAACAAAGGGCGGATACAGCATGGCAAGATCGACGGCATCGAAGAAACCCTGGGATTATTTGATGTGGTTAAGCCGAATGAACTGGAGGCGAAAGTCCTGACCGGCGTTGATTGCCGGAAAAATCCGTATAAGGCCGCCGAAATCATAAAAAGTTGGGGACCGGAAATAGTTATTGTGACGCTGGCGGAGCTGGGGTCTATAATATATGACGGGGCCGATTTCATCGATATTCCGCCGTACAAAATCGATCTGGTCGATGCCACCGGGGCGGGCGATACGTATATGGCCGGTTTCACCTACGAATATCTCAAAAGCGGGGATCTGCGCCGGGCCGGCTGTTTTGCCTCGTGCGTGTCATCGATTATGATCGAGCAGGTGGGGCCCGATTTCAAATTGACCGAAAAGGATGTGCGCACCCGCCAGGAATCGCTTCTCAAACTGACCAATTTCCGGGTAGAACTGGCTCCAATCGCCACCTGA
- a CDS encoding CDP-alcohol phosphatidyltransferase, giving the protein MAEINKVKRAFYEKYSIGLGKICLKLRLTPNILTAASLVCAIISGIYFWKANVWMGILWMLLTSFTDMLDGATARAGNLGTAFGGILDHVSDRYGEFFILAGITMSGMAHPGWGLFALFGMIIASYTRAAAESIGKIENCAVGIMGRLEKFTLIILGSILELYYPKLRMLETALIIVGLTSYITSVQRMFYAHKVLSERKGNNQ; this is encoded by the coding sequence ATGGCAGAAATAAACAAAGTCAAAAGGGCCTTCTACGAAAAGTACTCTATCGGTCTGGGGAAAATCTGCCTGAAACTTCGCCTTACCCCCAATATTTTGACGGCCGCATCGCTGGTCTGCGCAATTATTTCGGGGATATATTTCTGGAAAGCCAATGTCTGGATGGGGATTCTGTGGATGCTCCTGACATCGTTCACCGATATGCTCGACGGGGCCACGGCGCGGGCGGGGAATCTGGGAACGGCGTTTGGCGGGATTCTCGATCATGTTTCGGATCGCTACGGCGAATTTTTCATTCTGGCCGGAATCACGATGTCGGGAATGGCGCATCCGGGCTGGGGGCTTTTCGCCCTGTTTGGAATGATTATTGCCAGTTACACGAGGGCGGCGGCCGAATCGATCGGCAAGATTGAAAATTGCGCGGTCGGCATAATGGGGCGGCTGGAGAAATTCACTCTTATTATATTGGGTTCCATTCTCGAATTATATTATCCGAAATTACGGATGCTGGAAACGGCATTAATTATTGTCGGATTGACTTCATATATTACCTCCGTTCAACGTATGTTTTATGCTCACAAAGTTCTAAGCGAGCGGAAAGGCAACAATCAATAA